In Micromonospora sp. LH3U1, one genomic interval encodes:
- a CDS encoding SDR family oxidoreductase, translating to MKIAGSTALVTGANRGFGRHLAAELLTRGATVYAGARNPDTVDLPGVTPVRLDITDPASVAAAAKLAGDVNLLINNAGIETGTDLLEGDLDLVRLELETHYFGNLSMVRAFAPIIAGNGGGTILNVLSALSWVNFPGVGAYGAAKSAEWAMTNALRVQLAERGVRVAGLHVGYMDTDMTAGVTAPKSDPAVIARIGVDGIESDAYEIVTDETSRQVQAGLAGGVTALYPQLP from the coding sequence ATGAAGATCGCTGGAAGCACCGCCCTCGTCACCGGGGCCAACCGCGGCTTCGGCCGACACCTGGCCGCCGAACTCCTCACCCGCGGCGCCACCGTCTACGCCGGCGCCCGCAACCCGGACACCGTCGACCTGCCCGGCGTGACGCCGGTACGCCTCGACATCACCGACCCCGCCTCGGTGGCCGCCGCCGCCAAGCTGGCCGGCGACGTGAACCTCCTGATCAACAACGCCGGCATCGAGACCGGCACCGACCTGCTCGAAGGCGACCTGGACCTCGTCCGGCTGGAGCTGGAGACCCACTACTTCGGCAACCTGTCGATGGTCCGGGCGTTCGCTCCGATCATCGCCGGCAACGGCGGAGGGACGATTCTCAACGTGCTCTCCGCGCTGTCCTGGGTGAACTTTCCCGGCGTCGGGGCGTACGGCGCCGCGAAGTCGGCCGAGTGGGCGATGACCAACGCGCTGCGCGTCCAGCTCGCCGAGCGGGGCGTCCGGGTCGCCGGCCTGCACGTCGGCTACATGGACACGGACATGACCGCCGGGGTCACCGCCCCGAAGTCCGACCCGGCGGTGATCGCCCGGATCGGGGTGGACGGCATCGAGTCCGACGCGTACGAGATCGTCACCGACGAGACCAGCCGCCAGGTCCAAGCCGGCCTAGCCGGCGGCGTAACCGCCCTATACCCGCAGCTCCCCTAA